CGACAAAGGCCCACCCCTTCCAGTTGGTGGGCGTTGCCCCGTAGCCGAAGCGCTTCGGCCTGAACCATGCCTCCCCGGTCATCCCACGCTTCCCTCGAGCGAGATGCCGATCAGCTTCTGCGCCTCGACGGCGAATTCCATCGGCAGTTGCTGGATGACGTCCTTGACGAAGCCGTTGACGATCAGCGCGATCGCCTCTTCTTCCGGGATGCCGCGCTGCATGACGTAGAATTTCTGATCCTCGGAAATCTTGGAGGTCGTCGCCTCGTGCTCGAACTGCGCCGTCGAGTTCTTGGCCTCCATGTAGGGCACGGTGTGCGCGCCGCACTGGTCGCCGATCAGCAGGGAGTCACAGTTGGTGAAATTGCGAGCATTGGTCGCCTTGCGGTGCGCCGAGACCTGGCCGCGATAGGTGTTCTGCGAGAAGCCGGCGGCGATGCCCTTGGAAATGATGCGGCTCGACGTGTTCTTGCCGAGGTGGATCATCTTGGTGCCACTATCGACCTGCTGGTAACCGTTCGACACCGCGATCGAATAGAACTCGCCTGACGAATCGTCGCCGCGCAGGATGCAGCTCGGATATTTCCAGGTGATAGCCGAACCCGTCTCGACCTGAGTCCACGAGATCTTCGAACGGTCGCCACGGCAGTCGCCGCGCTTGGTGACGAAGTTGTAGATGCCACCCTTGCCCTCGGCGTCGCCGGGGTACCAGTTCTGCACCGTCGAGTATTTGATCTCGGCATCGTCGAGTGCCACCAGTTCGACCACGGCGGCGTGAAGCTGGTTTTCGTCGCGCTGCGGCGCCGTGCAGCCTTCGAGATAGGAGACGTAAGCCCCCTCCTCGGCGATGATCAGCGTGCGCTCGAACTGCCCGGTGTTCTTCTCGTTCATGCGGAAATAGGTCGACAGTTCCATCGGGCAGCGCACGCCCTTGGGCACGAAGACGAAGGAACCGTCGGTGAACACAGCGGAATTCAGCGTCGCGTAATAATTGTCGGAAGTCGGCACGACCGAACCGAGATACTTCTTCACCAGTTCCGGATGCTCGCGGATGGCTTCCGAGATCGAACAGAAGATGACGCCGGCCTGCGCCAGCTCCTTCTTGAAGGTGGTGACGACGGAAACGGAATCGAACACCGCATCAACAGCGACGCGGCCCGATTTGTAGACATTGTCGCTGACTTCCTCGAGTTCCGAGGCATCGGTCTTCTGCACGCCGGCGAGGATTTCCTGCTCCCGCAACGGGATACCGAGCTTCTCGTAGACCTTCAGCAGTTCGGGATCGACGTCGCTCAGAGACGTCGGGCCGGGCGTGCTCTTCGGCGCCGCATAGAAATAGATGTCCTGGAAATCGATCTTTGGATAGTTGACGCGCGCCCAGGTCGGCTCTTCCAGCGTCAGCCAGCGCCGATACGCTTCCAGACGCCATTCCAGCATCCAGGACGGCTCGTCCTTCTTCGCCGAAATGAATCGGATGATCTCTTCGCTCAGGCCCTTCGGAGCCTTGTCGACAGCGATTTCGGTCTCGAACCCATATTTGTATTGGTCGACGTCGATCTTTCGGACCCGATCGATCGTGTCCTGCACAGCAGGCATCAGCGTTCTCCATCCACGCCGGGGTCAAGGCCCGACAGTTTTCAAACTATGGCATCGCCAAACAGCACCCGAGGGCGCCGGAGGCGGCGTAAGTTCCATATAGTGCGTTTCCGCCGGAATTTCACCCGGCCAGCTCGAAACGCACGGCTCTACCAGGCCCTGGAGCCCGAATTCATTTCTGCCGCGTTCAAGCGGCCTGTTCCCTGACTGCCCGGCGGGACGCTATTCCTGCAAGGGCCGCCCGAAACAATGCGATGTCCTCGGCGCTTGTGGCCGCACCAATCGAAACACGCAGGGCTCCAAGGCTGTCGCCATGGCCCATGGCCTTCAGCACATGGCTTGGCCCGACCTTGCCCGAAGAGCATGCTGAGCCCGCCGACAGGGCGACACCAGCGAGATCGAAGGCAATCTGCGCCGTTTCAGCCTTGACGCCCGCAATAGCGAAGAATGTCGTATTGGCAAGCCGTGTCGCGCCGGTTCCAAAGATTTCCGCGTCGGGCACCAGGGTTTTGACGATGGTCTCGATCTCGTCGCGGCGATGCCGCACGCTGTCGATGTCCTTGAGCCCGGCCAGAGCTTCCCGCGCCGCCGCCCCGAACCCGGCAATCCCGGGCAGGTTCTCGGTGCCGCCGCGATGGCCCTTCTCCTGGCCACCTCCGTTGATCAGCGGCTTCGGCATCATCAGATCGGACAAGGCGATGACGGCGCCGACACCCTTGGGGCCGCCGATCTTGTGCGAGGACAGAATCAGGTAATCGCCGTAACCGGCTGACATGTCGATATGAATTCGCCCTGCGGCCTGAACCGCGTCGATTACCAGGACGCCGCCCGCCGCCTTGACGATCTCGGCGATGCGATCGACAGGCTGGATGACGCCGGTCTCGTTGTTGGCTGCATGAACAGCCACAAGCGGCAGGCCTTCAGTCTTGTCATGCGCGGCAAGAGCCGCCGCCAATGCGCCGAGATCGACAACACCGTCGGCGTCAACGCCGATCCGCGTGACCAGCGCCGCAGGGAAGCGCCCGCCGTTCAAGACGCAAGGGTGATCTGCCTCGCAAACGTAAAGACGGCTCATACGCACCGAGCCACGTCCCATCTGCCAATCCGGGGTCAGCAATGTCGAGGCCGCTTCGGTTGCGCCGGAGGTGAACGCAACATGCTCGCGCCTGGCGTTGACCACCGACGCCACATCGCGCCTGGCATTCTCGATCAGCCGCCGTGCCGCGCGTCCCTCAGCATGGACCGACGACGGGTTGGCCGACATGTCGAGCGCCGCAACCATGGCCTCACGCGCCGAGTCTAGCAGCGGCGCGCTGGCATTGTAGTCGAGATAGGCGCGTGTCGCGGTCATTTGCCTTCAATTGATCCCGTCAAAAGCCGTTCAGCGAGGCTATCGCGTTATTTCCTTGAAATTCCAAGGCGAGCCGTCCTATTTACGCGGCTTGCGGCGTGGATGGACGAGCTGTTTTTTGGCCATCCAGTTTTGAACAATTCTAAACTAGCTTCTAAGAAGACGCTCGCCCTGCGTCAAGGCCAGAGGAAGAGTTGTTCCGGGCGCCGCGCATTCGTATGCCAAGTGGAGTATTTTATGCCTGAGGTCATTTTTACCGGTCCGGCTGGTCGCCTGGAAGGCCGCTATCAGCCGTCCAAGGAAAAGAGCGCGCCGATCGCCATCGTCCTGCACCCGCACCCCCAGTTCGGCGGCACGATGAACAACAAGATCGTCTACGACCTCTTCTACATGTTCCAGAAGCGGAATTTCACCACGCTTCGCTTCAATTTCCGCGGCATCGGCCGCAGCCAGGGCGAGTTCGACCACGGCACGGGCGAATTGTCGGATGCCGCCGCGGCGCTCGACTGGGTCCAGTCGCTGCATCCGGATTCCAAGAGCTGCTGGGTCGCGGGCTATTCGTTCGGCTCGTGGATCGGCATGCAGCTTCTGATGCGCCGGCCGGAGATCGAAGGCTTCATCTCGATCGCACCGCAGCCCAACACCTACGACTTCTCGTTCCTGGCGCCCTGCCCCTCGTCCGGCCTCATCATCCATGGCGATGCCGACAAGGTGGCGCCGCCAAAGGATGTCCAGGGCCTGGTCGACAAGCTGCACACGCAAAAGGGCATCACCATCACCCAGAAGACGTTGCCGGGAGCGAACCATTTCTTCGCCAACGACGCCGATCTTCTGCTGGAGGAATGCGCTGATTATCTCGACCGCCGGCTTGCCGGCGAATTGTCGGATCCACGGCCGAAGCGGCTGAGGTAAGAAAGGTCAAGGGATCGCGATGTACGAGCCCCCTCTTTTCCAGGAAATACGGCCGGACGTGCTGCGCGGGCTGATAAGAGCACACCCGCTCGGCATGCTGATTTCCAATGGATCGGAGGGGCCGGTCGCGAACCTGCTCCCGTTCCTGCTCGACGCCGACGTGCCGCCAAACGGCCGGCTGCGCGCGCATCTTGCCCGGGCCAATCCGCAATGGCGTCTTCTGGCGGACAATCCGGCATCGCCCGTGCTCATCGTTTTCCAGGGCGTGGACAGCTATGTGACGCCGTCCTGGTACGAGACCAAGCGCGAGACCGGCAAGGTCGTGCCGACGTGGAACTACGCCATGGTCCAGGTGCGCGGCATGGTCAGGGTGATCGAGGACCAGGACTGGCTGGCGCAGCAGATCACGGAGTTGACCGCGTCCCAGGAAGGCCGTCGCGAAGCTCCCTGGGCAGTCACCGATGCTCCAGCCTCGTTCATCCAATCGCAGATCAAGGGCATTGTCGGGCTGGAGATCGAGATCACGGACATGCGCGGCAAGTGGAAAGTCAGCCAGAACCGTCCGGTCGCCGACCGCGTCGGCGTTGCCGAGGGCATGGAAAACGAAGAGCCCAACTCGCCCGACATGGCCAAATTGGTAAGATCCTACGGCGGGCTGGACAACACCTGAAATCGGGGCTTCTGCCAGCCAGGCTCAGAGCCTGGCGAATGCTCTACCTATTCCGCTTCGCTTCATCGAACCATGCCAGCCGAAACGTCTTCTTGCGGACCGGAAGCCCAGACCGCATCTGACGAAATATGAAACCAAGGCGGGCAAAGACCAGTGCGGAAGCCACCGCAAAGGCGAAGCCAAGCCCGAAGCCGGCGACCGTGTCGCTCGGATAGTGTGCGCCGACGAAAACCCGCGTCGACGTTATGCATGCGGTCACCGCCAAGGCGATGTACCAGCGCTTGGGAAACAGCAGAAGAGCGACACCAAAGACGGCGCCCATGGTGGTGGCGTGGCCGGATGGGAATCCGGCAAAGCTTGCATCCATTGCGAAGGGGTGCAGGGACAGAACGCCAAACTCTTGAAAATGCGACGGGCGTGCCCGGCCGATTGCATATTTCAGCACATTGACGGCCAGGCCGGACAGGCCAACCGAACACAGCACCAGGAAGGCCAGCGAAGTCCAATTGTAGGCGAGCATCAGCGCTCGTCGT
The nucleotide sequence above comes from Mesorhizobium shangrilense. Encoded proteins:
- a CDS encoding alpha/beta hydrolase, producing MPEVIFTGPAGRLEGRYQPSKEKSAPIAIVLHPHPQFGGTMNNKIVYDLFYMFQKRNFTTLRFNFRGIGRSQGEFDHGTGELSDAAAALDWVQSLHPDSKSCWVAGYSFGSWIGMQLLMRRPEIEGFISIAPQPNTYDFSFLAPCPSSGLIIHGDADKVAPPKDVQGLVDKLHTQKGITITQKTLPGANHFFANDADLLLEECADYLDRRLAGELSDPRPKRLR
- the sufB gene encoding Fe-S cluster assembly protein SufB, coding for MPAVQDTIDRVRKIDVDQYKYGFETEIAVDKAPKGLSEEIIRFISAKKDEPSWMLEWRLEAYRRWLTLEEPTWARVNYPKIDFQDIYFYAAPKSTPGPTSLSDVDPELLKVYEKLGIPLREQEILAGVQKTDASELEEVSDNVYKSGRVAVDAVFDSVSVVTTFKKELAQAGVIFCSISEAIREHPELVKKYLGSVVPTSDNYYATLNSAVFTDGSFVFVPKGVRCPMELSTYFRMNEKNTGQFERTLIIAEEGAYVSYLEGCTAPQRDENQLHAAVVELVALDDAEIKYSTVQNWYPGDAEGKGGIYNFVTKRGDCRGDRSKISWTQVETGSAITWKYPSCILRGDDSSGEFYSIAVSNGYQQVDSGTKMIHLGKNTSSRIISKGIAAGFSQNTYRGQVSAHRKATNARNFTNCDSLLIGDQCGAHTVPYMEAKNSTAQFEHEATTSKISEDQKFYVMQRGIPEEEAIALIVNGFVKDVIQQLPMEFAVEAQKLIGISLEGSVG
- a CDS encoding cysteine desulfurase family protein: MTATRAYLDYNASAPLLDSAREAMVAALDMSANPSSVHAEGRAARRLIENARRDVASVVNARREHVAFTSGATEAASTLLTPDWQMGRGSVRMSRLYVCEADHPCVLNGGRFPAALVTRIGVDADGVVDLGALAAALAAHDKTEGLPLVAVHAANNETGVIQPVDRIAEIVKAAGGVLVIDAVQAAGRIHIDMSAGYGDYLILSSHKIGGPKGVGAVIALSDLMMPKPLINGGGQEKGHRGGTENLPGIAGFGAAAREALAGLKDIDSVRHRRDEIETIVKTLVPDAEIFGTGATRLANTTFFAIAGVKAETAQIAFDLAGVALSAGSACSSGKVGPSHVLKAMGHGDSLGALRVSIGAATSAEDIALFRAALAGIASRRAVREQAA
- a CDS encoding FMN-binding negative transcriptional regulator; this translates as MYEPPLFQEIRPDVLRGLIRAHPLGMLISNGSEGPVANLLPFLLDADVPPNGRLRAHLARANPQWRLLADNPASPVLIVFQGVDSYVTPSWYETKRETGKVVPTWNYAMVQVRGMVRVIEDQDWLAQQITELTASQEGRREAPWAVTDAPASFIQSQIKGIVGLEIEITDMRGKWKVSQNRPVADRVGVAEGMENEEPNSPDMAKLVRSYGGLDNT
- a CDS encoding phosphatase PAP2 family protein — translated: MLVKSRPPISAALLAMPRRSVDNFRDTLRIAKKRFVARPATYPHIKWPVWLLVWVLLTAAAFVRLDLPAGMLRDQWSPGFVRLADFLTQFALGGWYLIPAALLLVVANLADWRSLSRRALMLAYNWTSLAFLVLCSVGLSGLAVNVLKYAIGRARPSHFQEFGVLSLHPFAMDASFAGFPSGHATTMGAVFGVALLLFPKRWYIALAVTACITSTRVFVGAHYPSDTVAGFGLGFAFAVASALVFARLGFIFRQMRSGLPVRKKTFRLAWFDEAKRNR